Within the Synergistaceae bacterium genome, the region GCTTGTAAAACTCTCTCGCGGCTTGAAAAATTCTTATTCCTGCACATTGGAGACAGACCGATACAGGAGATCGTAGCGGTAGTCAATCTCAGAAAAAATCTCGAAGAGCGGCGAATCATCCTTTCCCATCATTAGCTCATTAGCGGCATCATTAGCGGCATCATTAGCGGATGGATTATCTTATATCTTATATCGCTTTTTCTTCCTGCCAGCGTCCATATTAAAATTGCTGGGGTAGTCAGCCTTTTCATTTTAGCCTCCAGCGCTCCTCAAGGATTGTAACCTTCTCTAGCAATCCTAAAAACGGTGATCAACACCGGCTCTTTTCATGATTGCGTTAGCCGTGTGCCTCGATTTGATTACCCCATCCACCATCCACCGTTATCGAGAGTCCCGTGATAGGGCTGTACCAAATGTCATGATCCCCTCTGCCGTGCCGCTGGAAATAACACCCGTTTTCGGCCAGTTTCTCACGGACTCTCGTCTCATACTCTGCCATCAGGCAACCACCACCTGACGAGCCATGCTGAAGTCCAAGGAAACGCCTTCGTGCCGCTTCTCCTCAATCTCCAGCAGCAATCTCCAGCAGCTCAGCCGCCGCCACTCTGACGCGCTCGATCAACGCATCCACAGAGCCGGACTCCAAGACAAGGCCCGGCAAATCATCGCTTGTGGCAATCCATACCAGCGCTTTTTCGTCCCATGCGACTTGAATCTTGTACCCTATTCTGTCCATTTTGGGTTAGCTCTTTTGGGTTAGCTCCTTTTTGCCTTGGCCAGGATTGCGGCATTCTCGGCGGCTAGACTTTTGTTTTTTCTAATTCTGCTGCTGCTGACATTAAAACGCCCTTCCGCTCCTCAATGTACTGTCTGACGTAAGCTCTTATTACGTCAATCGCGTTTTTCCTTTCCAGGGCGATGATGGAAGTAAATAAGGCCCATTCTTTCTCATCAATCCGAAACGTAAATCGAACGTCACTCGCTTTTTCGCTTTTTGCCATTTAAATATCACCTCCTTTTACATTATGCACCTTGACGTATAACGCGTCAAAGTAAAGATAGGATTTATGGCCTATATACTACACTTTGACGCTTTACGCGCCAAGGTGTAACTATGTCCATCAAGTCAGGAATCAAGCACCAAGCACCTTGACAACCAGAGGGTAGGCACGAACCAGGGAATCGGGCCAGCGGGAGAAGGGGTCGAACGGTGAACACAAGAAACCCATAGGAAACGGCCAGCCAGAACAGCGGCGATGAAACTCAAGGACTCGCTAACCAGAAACCCTCTCAACGATGGGATTGGAAAACGCAGAGTGACGGGCGGAGAACATCCCGCCCGGTAATGCAGGAGCAGCGAGTCACAACTCCCTAAAAAAATTTAAGGAGGTAACGAAATGCACATTGAAATAGAGCGAAATAGAGTACAATAACGTGACTGTCGGAGAGTTTTTTCGTACATAAGAGCACAATGCAAGACGAAGGGAATAGAAAACAGTCTCTCTGACCGGGACGAATTTGAAAACCCGTCGTGCCCAGTAAACATCAGCTACGACTCGAAGGGCGGTATTTTTCTTGTCGATCCGCTCTTGCCGTCCGGTCTCCCACCCCACATACTCGCGTTGCCCGCGCTTGTACATCGCTTTTTCCAGCGTTAGGGTCGGGTTCGTTTCAGAAGCCGCGGTCTTTTCGGTCTCTTTTCCTTTGATCTTTTCGCCTGATCTTTTCGCCGGTTTTTCGCCCTTTCTCGTCAAACTCGCTGATTTTCAGGGTTTCGTCCAGAGCTTTAGCGCTTTCGGCAATTTCCTTCTGTTCGATATAGACGCGTTCCAGGTCTTTGCACACCTGGCCTGAGCGATGCTCGATTCGTATTCTTCTCTTAGAGCTCGTCACAAAATAACTTCTAGAGCTCGTCACAAAATAACTTCCGCTTTCAACGCTAAATATTACTCTTCTAAAAATGTCTCGCACTCAAATGAGCTATTCCTAATCAATTATTCTTGCGTACAGTAGGTTTTGCTAAGTTGATTGGTGATAGCCAAAATAAGGTCAAAATAAGGTTAATAAGATCAGAAAGATCAGAATATTATCGTAAAACATAGCCACCAGCCACCGCTTCAAGCGCTGGCTTGAAATTGCGCTCCTATAAGGGGCTTAAAACATCAAATCATTAGAAAAGCCTCTCGCCCTCGAATAAGCGAAACATAGGACTCAACTTATTCCGCTTTTTCTGTTTTGCCTAGCATATCTGAGGACTTAATCTGGAGTCTGGGAATTTTGTTACTTCACGGATCGCTTCCGCTCTATTTAGTTTCCCCGGCATAGCCGGGGGATTTAATATATACTATTTAATATACTAT harbors:
- a CDS encoding DUF1902 domain-containing protein, coding for MDRIGYKIQVAWDEKALVWIATSDDLPGLVLESGSVDALIERVRVAAAELLEIAAGD